Proteins encoded together in one Variovorax paradoxus window:
- a CDS encoding YceI family protein — protein sequence MKRILRLFLAAAALAALAPAGAEPAGPVRLVADKSQIAFVSKQMGVPVEGTFKKFDAQVAFDPRKPEGGTVALQIDTGSASLGVPMSDAELPKPPWFDTAHFPQASFQSNAIKALGDGRFEMAGKLTIKNIARQVTVPVSIAPAGGYAVATGSFTIQRLDYKVGDGEWTDTSVVGNDVQVRFKFTLAGLSPL from the coding sequence ATGAAGCGCATTCTTCGCTTGTTCCTTGCGGCCGCGGCGCTCGCCGCCCTGGCGCCCGCGGGCGCCGAGCCGGCGGGGCCGGTCCGGCTCGTGGCCGACAAAAGCCAGATCGCCTTCGTCAGCAAGCAGATGGGCGTGCCCGTGGAGGGCACTTTCAAGAAGTTCGACGCGCAGGTGGCCTTCGATCCAAGAAAGCCCGAGGGCGGCACCGTCGCGCTGCAGATCGACACGGGGAGCGCATCGCTCGGCGTGCCGATGAGCGATGCCGAACTGCCCAAGCCGCCGTGGTTCGACACCGCGCATTTTCCGCAGGCCAGCTTCCAGTCGAACGCCATCAAGGCACTGGGCGACGGCCGGTTCGAGATGGCGGGCAAGCTCACCATCAAGAACATTGCCCGGCAGGTCACCGTGCCGGTCTCCATCGCGCCGGCCGGCGGCTACGCGGTGGCCACCGGAAGCTTTACGATCCAGCGGCTCGACTACAAGGTGGGCGACGGCGAATGGACCGACACCTCGGTGGTCGGCAACGACGTGCAGGTTCGCTTCAAGTTCACGCTCGCGGGCCTTAGTCCGCTTTGA
- a CDS encoding THUMP domain-containing class I SAM-dependent RNA methyltransferase, which produces MNDLSLFLPCAAGVEELLAQEVHALTGRVGQDLLTLRGGVRVRAEWRDALKLNLHSRLAQRVLVELAHAPYRSENDLYAIASGVAWEIWFTPRQTFKIETTAQHSPLQSLNFATLRIKDAIADRFRAKANGVRPSIETQWPDCRVFAHLTTDHCTLYIDTSGEPLFKRGWRQDKGDAPLKETLAAAMLAASGWWNPETGAVAAEPLYDPCCGSGTIAIEAAQIARGIPAGSLRRFGFEKLLPFQAHVWDAIKKAAQSTAPVREVAIFGSDVSHRMVDFAERNAERAGVADAIEFRGGDALQRMPPAEGGVIMLNPPYGERIEVGGVARFGAREAAQTPGSSAGGEGGQGGDGGEFFPQLATHWKKNYAGWTAWVLTPDLKLPRQMRLKESRRVPMWNGPIECRLFRFDMVAGSARK; this is translated from the coding sequence GTGAACGATCTCTCCCTTTTCCTGCCTTGCGCCGCCGGCGTCGAGGAACTCCTGGCGCAGGAAGTCCATGCGCTCACCGGCCGCGTGGGGCAAGACCTGCTCACGCTGCGCGGCGGCGTGCGGGTGCGCGCCGAGTGGCGCGACGCGCTCAAGCTCAATCTGCACAGCCGCCTCGCGCAGCGCGTGCTGGTCGAACTGGCCCACGCACCGTATCGCAGCGAAAACGACCTGTACGCCATCGCAAGCGGCGTGGCCTGGGAGATCTGGTTCACGCCCAGGCAGACTTTCAAGATCGAGACCACGGCCCAGCACAGCCCGCTGCAGAGCCTGAACTTTGCAACGCTGCGCATCAAGGACGCCATTGCCGACCGTTTTCGCGCCAAGGCCAACGGCGTGCGCCCGAGCATCGAAACGCAGTGGCCCGACTGCCGCGTGTTCGCCCACCTGACCACCGACCACTGCACGCTCTACATCGATACGTCGGGCGAGCCGCTCTTCAAGCGCGGCTGGCGGCAGGACAAGGGCGATGCACCCCTTAAAGAAACCCTGGCCGCCGCCATGCTGGCCGCCAGCGGCTGGTGGAATCCCGAAACCGGCGCGGTGGCCGCCGAACCGCTTTACGACCCGTGCTGCGGCAGCGGCACCATTGCGATCGAGGCGGCGCAAATCGCGCGCGGCATTCCGGCGGGGTCGCTGCGGCGCTTCGGCTTCGAAAAGCTGCTGCCGTTCCAGGCGCACGTGTGGGATGCCATCAAGAAGGCTGCCCAGTCGACTGCGCCCGTGCGCGAGGTTGCGATCTTCGGCTCCGACGTTTCGCACCGCATGGTCGACTTTGCCGAGCGCAACGCGGAACGCGCCGGTGTTGCCGACGCCATCGAATTCCGCGGCGGCGACGCGCTGCAGCGCATGCCGCCGGCCGAGGGCGGCGTGATCATGCTCAACCCGCCGTACGGCGAGCGGATCGAGGTGGGCGGGGTCGCGCGCTTCGGCGCCCGCGAAGCCGCACAGACGCCCGGCAGTTCAGCAGGCGGCGAAGGTGGCCAAGGCGGTGACGGCGGTGAGTTCTTTCCGCAGCTTGCCACGCACTGGAAGAAAAACTACGCCGGCTGGACCGCCTGGGTGCTCACGCCCGACCTGAAGCTGCCCCGGCAGATGCGGCTCAAGGAGTCGCGCCGCGTGCCCATGTGGAACGGCCCCATCGAGTGCCGGTTGTTCCGTTTCGACATGGTGGCGGGTTCGGCCCGGAAGTAG
- a CDS encoding putative toxin-antitoxin system toxin component, PIN family: MDCTVCVCDSAWCNIGVIPNAQISISPAEANAAPGAFVVIDTNIALDLLVFDNPDCLPLAAALAASELRWLATASMRDELERVLGYPLIAARLARRGIAPQGVLAAFDERVLLVAETPPRAPCVCKDPDDQVFIDLAVARRARLLSKDQAVLTMRKRLAAQGVVVQAVLAF, encoded by the coding sequence ATGGACTGCACCGTTTGCGTTTGCGATAGCGCATGGTGCAACATCGGGGTTATTCCAAACGCACAAATTTCCATTTCTCCGGCAGAAGCAAACGCCGCGCCCGGCGCCTTCGTGGTGATCGACACCAACATCGCGCTCGACCTGCTGGTGTTCGACAACCCCGATTGCCTGCCGCTGGCCGCAGCCCTTGCCGCCAGCGAGCTGCGCTGGCTGGCCACCGCTTCCATGCGCGACGAGCTCGAGCGGGTGCTCGGCTATCCGCTTATTGCAGCCCGCCTGGCGCGCCGGGGCATCGCCCCCCAGGGCGTTCTGGCGGCTTTCGATGAGCGCGTGCTACTGGTTGCCGAAACGCCTCCGCGCGCACCGTGCGTGTGCAAGGACCCGGACGACCAGGTCTTCATCGACCTGGCGGTCGCCCGGCGGGCAAGGCTGCTCAGCAAGGACCAGGCCGTGCTGACGATGCGCAAGCGGCTCGCTGCGCAAGGCGTGGTGGTGCAGGCGGTGCTG
- a CDS encoding cytochrome b → MPADTPLPSAPAAAAHARLPAPQEPRYGPVAITLHWLLAAMIVASLGVGLYMTGLPLSPARIKLYNWHKWAGVTILLLSALRLLWRLRHAPPPLPASSAAAMPSWQRAGYLASHALMYLLFIAVPLFGWAYSSAMGFPVVWFGLLPLPDFMPVDKELAEAVLKPLHKGGAFTLAALALLHVAAVLKHHWIDRDGILKRMWPAPRKESSQ, encoded by the coding sequence ATGCCCGCCGACACACCCCTACCTTCCGCCCCAGCCGCAGCTGCCCATGCACGCCTGCCCGCCCCGCAGGAACCGCGCTACGGCCCGGTTGCCATCACGCTGCACTGGCTGCTTGCGGCAATGATCGTCGCCTCGCTCGGCGTGGGCCTCTACATGACCGGCCTGCCGCTCTCGCCCGCCCGCATCAAGCTCTACAACTGGCACAAATGGGCCGGCGTGACCATCCTCCTGCTGTCGGCCTTGCGGCTGCTCTGGCGGCTGCGCCACGCCCCGCCGCCGCTGCCGGCATCCTCGGCGGCGGCCATGCCGAGCTGGCAACGCGCCGGCTACCTGGCGAGCCACGCGCTGATGTACCTGCTGTTTATTGCGGTGCCGCTGTTCGGCTGGGCCTACAGTTCGGCCATGGGTTTTCCGGTCGTGTGGTTCGGCCTGCTGCCGCTGCCCGACTTCATGCCGGTGGACAAGGAACTGGCCGAGGCCGTGCTGAAGCCCCTGCACAAGGGCGGCGCGTTCACGCTGGCCGCCCTGGCGCTGCTGCACGTGGCGGCAGTGCTCAAGCACCACTGGATCGACCGCGACGGCATCTTGAAACGCATGTGGCCCGCGCCACGCAAGGAATCTTCCCAATGA
- a CDS encoding surface-adhesin E family protein, whose product MKRLSLLLLALCTGPLAHAEWLTLAGSPGEAANTYVQVDPTSVVVDGSKRLVAVRISLAEPRAGQDGLKFRSVTAKASVDCEARKARYASATYFAEPNFVGPPLAVREFDEGDVRPMNFAGLPGDLAARTVNAACGVGAK is encoded by the coding sequence ATGAAACGACTTTCCCTGCTGCTGCTCGCCCTTTGCACCGGTCCGCTCGCCCATGCGGAATGGCTCACCCTGGCGGGTTCGCCCGGGGAAGCGGCCAACACCTATGTGCAGGTCGACCCGACCAGCGTGGTGGTCGATGGGAGCAAGCGCCTGGTGGCGGTGCGGATCAGCCTGGCCGAGCCCCGAGCAGGCCAGGACGGCCTCAAGTTCCGGTCTGTCACGGCAAAGGCGAGCGTCGATTGCGAAGCCCGCAAGGCGCGCTATGCGAGCGCCACCTACTTCGCCGAGCCGAACTTCGTCGGGCCGCCGTTGGCTGTGCGCGAGTTCGACGAAGGCGACGTTCGTCCGATGAATTTTGCCGGCCTGCCGGGCGACCTGGCAGCGCGAACGGTGAACGCGGCATGCGGCGTGGGCGCCAAGTAG